GATGAAATGACTTTGGAACAACTCAAAAGGCTTGACGCTGGAAAAGGAGAGAGAATACCAACTCTGCAAGAAGCTTTGGATGAATTTTCTTCACAGGTCGGTTTTGTGCTCGAAGTCAAGGTGCCAGGTACTGAAAATTCAATAGCAAAAATGGTGATTAACAAAAGAACTGAAGCCAGTACGTACATCGTTTCTTTTTATCATCGCTCTATACTTAGAATTAAACGAAATTACCCTAAAATCAAATGTGGCATTATATATTCATGTGATCCTATTAATCATATAGCATTAGCTTCTGCTTCAATGGCCGACACATTAGTTCCGAACTATAATTATGTAACGAAGAGACTAGTCTCAGACGTACACAAAACTCACTTAGAGATTCATACTTGGACAGTTAACAGCGAAGAAATCGCGAAGAATCTCATTCTTTTAGGAGTAGATGGCATTACTTCTGATTATCCTGATGTCGTAATTAATGCAGCGCGTCATGTGAAAGACAAATAGGATGTCTCTTGGAAATCTTAAACATAAATCGACTCATGTATAAAGGAACGTATTGAATGGCTGTACCGTTATCACAAATACAAAGCAAGTTTTCAAAGAGAATTTGGTCCCACTTTTCCATGATACAAGTTAAGAGGAGGCATTTTTTCGGTGCAACAGATCAAGAACTTATTCTTATCATTTGAAGTTCTCATGAAATCGGTAGCTGTAGTAAAGAGCTATTGGTAATTTGTCCCACACGATAAACTTACCTGTACAAGTTTAAGCATATGTAGCCAAAGCTCTTAGAATGTCAGTCTTCGTAACTATTCCTAATACCTTTCTCTTGTTATCTACTACTGGTAGACCACTAATTTTATGCATAAGCATTAGCTTGGCGGCTTCTGCTAGATCTGTCTTTTTCTCAGTTGTGATTGGATGTCTGGTCATGAAGTCCCGTACTGTGAGAAGATGTATGTATTCTTTCGGCACCATTAAACCAGACCTGTACACGATCGGTTCATCATCCCTTGTCCTCTGTTTGGATATAAACGGGACTATAGTAACCATGTCTGATAAGGTCAACATGCCTTCTAATATTCTGTCAGCCACTACTAGATGTGAGATCTTTCTACTTTCCATCAAATATGCGGCATAAAATATCGTTTGGGAAGGTTTAATGGTTATTGCTGGACTCGACATGAACTGTTGCACAGACGCCTTTCCTCTCATACTAAGAGCGAAGAAAGCACAAAGGTCCGTTTTTGTAATTATTCCAGCCAAGTCTCCGGCTTTGTTAACTACAACAAGAGAACTAGTATGAACATCATACATTTTTTTAGATGCTTCCTGTATAGTTGATGACTCTTGTGTTATTATTAAAGGATGACTCATTATCTTTTCGGCTGAAACGTCGTCCAGATCAACACCGCTTGTATCTTTTATTGCAAAACGCAATATGTCTTTGTCTGTTATTATACCAACAGGCACGTTCTTTTCATCAACTATGACAATTCTACTTATCTTCCTTTCAATCATGGACCTCCTTATATCCAAAATCTTGTCTGTTTTCTTTGCAACTAAAACGTTCTTGGTCATGAGATCAGAAACTGGTATCATCGTATATCCTAGCAGTCAAAGGTAATAAAACACTTCGTCGATTCTACTACAGTCTAGTCCTGTTAAGTTCTTTTGTCAGAAATTGAAAAGTGGACGTATTGCTTTCAGTTTTCAGAAATTCAGTTAGATCATCTTCATCATCCAAATCAAGTCCGATACCCGTTGAATAATAAGCAACTGTCTTCAAACCTTTCTTTTGTGCTTCCGCAAAATGCTTTTCAAAACTGTTATCATCATAATGAAGATCAATTCTTTTATCCCTGAGCATTAGAAGCAGGTTAGTGCCATCCATTTTTCTTGACGGAGAAATTATAAGTTCAAACCCATAAAGAAACAAACGTATAGTGATTTCTAGATCGTTAATCGAAAGAAGTGGTATGTCAGCAGGGAGTAAAATCCAACCATCGTAGTTTGTCAATCTAGATATGGCAAAAAGAATAGCACCATTTACTCCAGTTTCAACAGGTTCTTTTATAAATCTGACAGATTCACAATCTAATCGTTTAAGAAGAGTTTCATCGGAAGTTACAATGAAAGTATCATTAATCATTTTTGCTTTGTTAATCGTTTTGAGCATATCAGCAAGCATAGTTAACTGTAGTGCCATTCTCTCTTCCAATGTCATTATTTTACTTAGTCTGCTCTTTGGTTCAAGCTGTTTAAGGGGGATTATTATTGCAAGACGCTTCAAGATTCACACCCTTAAGACTTCAGCGGCCAGTCTAACCTGGTCTTCAATGCTTTTCATAATTATATTGGTTGGAATACATTCTATACCCAAAGACCTAATTTCACTACAAAAACCCTGATCATTTGTATTCACCATGAGAACATCTATTAAGTCTTCATACAGCTTGGCAACTCCCACACAATCGACCCTTGCGCCCGTTGCTTCCATAAACTTTCCAGCAGGACCACTTATAGGAGAGGACCCTACCAATGGAGAAATTGCAACCTTGCGCGCTTTGCTACTTAATATTGCATCCTTCATACCCTTTATTGCAAGAATTGGGCCGATACTACTCACAGGGTTAGCAGGACAAAGAATGATTCTTTCTGCATCTTGTAATGATTTAACTGTTTCAGGAGAAGGTTCAGCATCTTCACCTCCTTTATATTCTATTCCGTAAACTCTGGGTTTTCCTTGTTCCCTGACCCAGAATTCCTGTAAATGCAAGGAACCCATGTCCGTTTTAATATATGTAGTTACTTCGGAGTCGGTGCATGGAATTACTTCATGCTTCACGTTTAAAGATCTTGTCAAATATTTCGTCACATCCGTTAATCTCTTACCTTCCCTGATCATTTTTGTTCTGATTATATGGACTGCTAGATCTTTATCTCCTACTCTGAACCAAGTCGGAAAACCTAACACTGAAAGTTGAGCAAGCGCGTTGAATGTGTCATCTTTTATTCCCCATCCTTTGTTGTCTAGAATCCCTGCAAGGCAATACGTAGCTATATCTATATCCGGGCAGATATAAAGCCCATACAACCAAATATTGTCTCCAACATTTGAAACTACGGTAAATCTGTCGATCAAACGGTCTAACCCGGTGAGGAGTTTGGCTGACCCTGTTCCTCCAGCCAGAATGACTATTCTCAATTATTATCACTTCATTCTAGCCCTTTCTGACATTTATGTAATTAGCTTGGTCGTCATTCAATAAGGCTAAACAATTTATATATCAACCTAGTCAAAGTTCTACTTGGTTATGGTTGAAAGGGTAAGCATCCAGCATATCCCGGAGGAATCTAGGCATGGAAGACCATTTAGCATATTTACTCTATGGCTAGCTTCCAATCTAACAATTGCGGATTACGCATTAGGATTGCTTTTGTATGGGTTACCTTGGAACTCTATAATCACGATTGTCATCGTTGGAAATATAGTCGGGTCGTTTTTGCTAGGGCTATCTGTAGCCATGGGACCAAAGATGGGTTATCCACAAATGATGATCTCACAAGGAACTTTTGGTCGTCTAGGCAACAAACCATTTGCACTATTGAATTGGATAAGCACTGTTGGATGGTACACAGTAAATACAATTCTAGGCAGCTATTCTCTAAAAGTTCTGAGCGGACTAACCTTTATCCAAGCAGCGTTAATTCTCTCTATAGTGCAAGCGATAATCGCAATATATGGTCATGATATTATCCATAAATTTGAAAGAGGAATGGCAGTAGTCCTAGGGCTTCTTTTTGTTGGAGGCATTATTTTTCTTTATCCTAGGTTTGCTCTAATGTTACATGCATATGTAACGACAACACATATAAGTCCTTTTACAGCCGCGATTGTGTTCGGAGCCATTTTTTCATACATAATGAGTTGGTCTCCCTATGCAAGTGACTACTCAAGATACCTCGATAAAGAGGTCAGCATTAAGAGAGTTATTCTTTATTCTGTAGCAGGTGGCGCTCTGGCCAGTGCCATATCTGAAATTTTCGGAACAATGGTATACATTGTGGCTGGAAATCCGAGATTAAATCCAATTCAGGCTGCAGGTTCACTTGGTAGTATGCTGGCCTTGATAACAATATCAGCGGTGGCACTCGGCGCTTTATCTGCTAATGTGCTTAATTTATATACAAACTCATTATCAGCCGTAACATTCTATCAAAAAGCTAGAAGGATACAAACAGTAATAATTGCGGTTATTTTAGGATTCATCTTGGCTGTGATTGGTGGTACCAATTTTGAAACTTTTTATGAGGACTTTTTACTTACTTTAGATTACTGGATAACTCCTTGGCTGGGGATTATGATTGTAAGTTTCTACATAAAGAAGTTGACGTTTAAAGACGTTGAATCACCAACCAGAATCAAGGCGACCGGGCTACTCGCATATGTTATTGGAATACTTGTTTCCTTACCTTTCGTGAATCTAAGTCCATATGGTATACACTTCAAAGGCTTCATTGTCAATTATCTTGGAGGAGCTGATATCAGTTATTTTATTTCATTCGTATCAGTTATATTCTTTTATCTGATAATGGACAGAATCTCGAGACTACACCCAATCAGCTAAATGATCTTTTACCAGTTAGGTTCAAAGCGAAGCTTATTCTTTTCAGAAAATTTCTGTATGCTATTCGGAAATGGAGTCGAAAAGCATAGAATATTTTTTATAACAGTGTTATAAGATGAGCTAAGAAAATCATGGGGAGTCTAACGATCAGTGCAGTCATTCATAGCACCAAGAGGAAGGTTGAGATCATCAGCATTTCAGAGAAAAGGGGGTAAATTGATGAGCCAATCAATCGACAAGGAATTATTAGATTTATTTGAATCAGAAGTTAAGTCTAGACTTCCTCACATAGATCCAATTGACGGAAAGGTGAGAAACCCGACCCCTATGATGAATATAACTGATGTATTGCTTGAATGCGCAAAAAAGGAATATGAACTAAACATATTTTCTGAGGACGTGAGAGTTTTCGGAAAACTCGAATCACAACTGCCGAGTGGTTCAGTTAAGATAAGACCTGCATTGAAAATATTCGAAGATGCTATTAAGAAGGGTAAGCTAAGAAGAGGTCAAACAATCTTTGAAGCTACTTCTGGTAATTTTGGGTTGGCTCTTGGTATGATTTCAAGATTAGGATTGAATGTAGTCGCCCTTGTATCAAGGAAACTTCAAGACGGAGTTCTGAACGAATTAAAGCAAAGCGGTATTAAAATCATTGACCTCGATGTAGACATCTGTCCTGCTCCAGGGAGAGATGACAGGGACGATACATTTACAACGCAAATCACACAAGAATATCTCAGAACAGAGTTGATCAATTACGGCTTTGACATCACTTTATTCGATCTGCATAGAAACGAAATAGAAAGGCTATTGGCAAAACAAGACATAATCAATTTGGCCAAGCTTTTAGCAAAGATATATGATGGCTTTTGCCCCGAACAATACGACAACGAATTGAATGTGATTGCACATATAGAAACAACTGCAAAAGAGATAGATCAACAACTAAAAGAAATTGGAGAGAGTCTATCAGATTACAATATAATCTGCACATTCGGGACAGGAGGTACCTCGCTTGGGCTAAGTAGGTACATCGCGAGTAACTATGGCAAGAAATCCGTTCATGTTGTATTTCCTCTAGCGGATCAGGACGTTGCAGGAATAAGGACAAAATCAAAAGCTTTAGGACTTCCTTTCTACCGACCGGAAGAGTATGCCGGAGAACACGAAACTGACTTTGAACCAGCCAGACGGTTGCTAAAATTCTTTACTCAACGAGGTTATGATATTGGAGAGAGCAGCGCTCTGGCACTTTATGCTACATTACAGATGCTTAATTATGGGGTGTCACGTAAATTCATTGTGATGTTACCAGATGGTATAAGCAAATACTCGAATAACCTGATCGAAATAAGTGAACCTAAATATGAAGTTACCAGAGAAGATATAATCATGAATCCGCAAGAATACGATACTATTATCTGGGCTCATACGATGTTTATACCAAGAGAACAATACCTAAAGCACATACTTTCAAATCTTGCCCTGCAAGATAAAAGAATACTGGTATTGAAATCTTCTGATGTAAGAAAGATTCTTCTTACAAAAGAAATACCAGAAACACTTCTAAGAGAACTCAATCACGGTAGCAAAAAGAGTCTTGTCATGTGCGTCGCTGGGTCAAACTCATTAAGCCTAGCAAAGCTATTCAACAAAAAGGGAGCAAAGGCTAATAGTTTGGCAGGTGGTTTGGCTGGACTACTCAAGTACGACAATAACCTCCTTTCAAACGTGCTTGAGGTTTCTACTTCATGAACATTTCTATTAGTCTATGAATCATCCGGTGATAGAGGAGCCAGATAGAAAGAGACGTAACCCAGATCATAACTTCCACTGTTAAAGACCTCAGTTATACGGACAGGAGACCTATCCCCCAGGTCAACATCTATGATATTTGGTTTCCATAAATCAATAAAATCCATGATGTATGTTGAATAAAATCTACTAAACACTTTCCCATTAATCTGCATATTGTATACCTGTGGTGAATTGTGCTCGAGCTTGCAAACAACACCATTGCTGTCATTCTTTGCGGAAAAGTAAAAACACTCGTTTTCTGCAATAATGGTTATATCTTCTGACACCACTTTCATATCTTCCAAGACATCCTTGAGCAATCTTGATGGGATCCTCAATGAGGCTTGAAATTCTATTTTCGGTAGTTCTGGGTAGCTGCCGGTGAACAACTCACAATCCATGGTGTATTCTGCTTTACTATTTCCATCAAACATGACTAACAGTTTACTTCTTCCAATATCTTCTGATATCAATTCGACCCTCCTCGCACTCTTGACACCCCTTGAGAGTATCGTAAGCAAACTGTCTAGGTCGAACGTTATATTTACAGGGGGTTGAATTACAGAGAATGATTCGAATACATTCTTTTCAAATCTGAATTCGATCATCATTATATGTTGTGCGTCCATTACTCGGGAGAAGACACCATTGTCTGTTATCATCACACTGACCCGGTCTGTCAGTTTTGATAATGTCCTGAACAACCTGTAAATCATCTCAACTCTTGACCCGATTCTAAGAGAAAATCCCTTTTTCCCATATTGTGTGCTGATTTCGTTTATGGCTTCACTTTTGTCATCAACAATTGTATTAGAACTCATCTCTAGAGGAAAATAAAACACACGTTTATAACGGCAAGTAATCAGGAAATGTAAAATAAAATGAACGTGTTTATCAATTTCGTTAAAATTAAGGCGTCATAACGATAAGTTGAAAAGATTAAAGAATAAGAACTACAGAGGATAAGACGAAGGGATGAGTGGAACAGGGAATAAAGAGTTAAAGAATTCGAGTAGAAAGATACGCAATATAGTGATGAAAATAGGTCGCATTCAGACCGTAAAGGCAAACTCCCCTCGCTTTGCAAAATTTATAATCAAAACACCTTCCGGCTCTCAGGAGATAAACAGAGCAGTCATAAATGAAATAATTGATCTGGCCTACATCGAAAGGGTTCAGGTTACTATGGACAGGTTCCTTGTAGAGAAGCGTGGCAACACGATGATTTTACAGAAGATAGACACCTTCAAGCATTGACTAATAGCAAAAAGAATACATTCATTAAGCAATGTGATTTGTGCAATAGTAGGGAATGATCATTCTAACTAACGATGATGGAGTATACAGTCCTGGCATTATGGCCTTAGCCAAATCTTTGAGGGAAATAGCAAACGTTAAGGTTGTTGCTCCAAGGGGAGCTCAGAGCAGTTCTGGTATGAGTATAACATTCCATAGACCCTTAACAATGAGCAGTGTAAAACAGAGAGATTACGAAGCTACAGCCTTAACGGGTACACCCGCAGACTGCGTCTTCGTAAGCATACACAGATTATTCAAAAAGAAAAGGATCGACATGATAGTATCTGGAATAAATTTGGGGGAGAATGTTAGTATGCAATCTTTTTTCTCATCCGGTACAGTTTCAGCCGCAATGTCGGGTTCCATTGTAGGAATAAAGTCAATAGCATTCTCCAAGGTCATAGCAGAATCAAGAGACCTGTTAACAGAAAGAGAATTCAAAACTTCAGCAGAATGGGCAAAAAAGATAGTTAGTTTCCTCCTCAAAGACGGCTTTCCTCCAGGTGTGGACTTGTTGAATGTAAACTTTCCTCAAAAAGTTACAAGAAGGACAAAAATAAGCATTACATCTATGGCAAAAGAAGTGTTTGAAGACTATGTTATCGGGCGAACAGACCCTCGAGGAAACAAATATTTTTGGCTGGCAGGAGACAAAAAAGTCATAGCGGAACGAGGAACTGATGCGTTCGCAACACTTACACGGGGAGAAATTTCTATTACGCCTATCAGTGTCAGTGCCATACAAAAAGAATCGGACAAAAAAGTTCACGCACATCTTAGCAAGTTGCTCGAATACGTGGCTTGATCTAAACAGTGTATGTGTTATGAAAAACAGTCAGATTCTTGGCTTAATAATGATCATCTCTGGTATCGGCATCCTGTATATATTTCGTGCTTTGTTAATAAAATTCCTAATATTATTCCTGGGCTTAATAGTATTATTCTTAGGAGTAATACTATTAGTAGGCGGGATTGGACTAATAGTTGGTAGAATTTCGGTTCGCAAACACAAAACAAATTTATGATAAACCGAGCTTCTTCCTCAATTCCAAAGCTTTGTCCGTCCTTTCCCACGTGAAATCAGGGTCTTCCCTTCCAAAATGACCATAGCACGCAGTCTTCCTGTAAATTGGTCTAAGCAGGTCCAGATTTTTTATAATAAGTCTTGGGCGCATATCAAAGACTTGTTGAGCCACTTCACCAATCTTTTCATCGTCAACTTTCCCTGTACCAAATGTATCGACCATGAATGATACTGGCGTAGCCATACCTATTGCATATGCTACCTGAACCTGACACTTATCAGCCAAGCCAGCAGCCACAATATTTTTGGCTATGTAGCGAGCCATGTAGCTTCCTGATCTGTCTACTTTTGTAGGGTCTTTTCCTGAATAGCAGCCTCCGCCATGCGCAGCGAATCCTCCATAAGTGTCCACAATGATCTTTCTACCTGTGAGTCCGGTGTCGGCTAATGTTCCTCCGATTACGAACCTACCAGTTGTATTGACGTAATACTTGGTATCATCATCTATCAGGTTCGGCGGTATAGATTTCTTAATTACTTTCTCGATGACATCCTTTCTCACTCTATCTATGTCAACAGCTTCACTATGCTGTGCTGCAACTACTACCGAGTCTACGCGTACCGGTTTGCCATCTTCATACTGTACTGTAACTTGTGATTTTCCGTCTGGCCTTAAATAAGGCAAAACGCCGCTCTTTCTTGTATCAGCAAGTGTTTTAACTATCTTGTGAGCTAGCATGATAGGTAAAGGCATAAGTTGTGGTGTTTCCTTTGTAGCGTAACCGAACATCATTCCTTGATCACCAGCACCCATCTCTTCTAGAGGTTTGTTGACTCCCATAGCAATATCTGGAGACTGTTCTTCAATGGAGACTAACACTCCACAAGTTTCCCAATCTAGGCCATCTTTTGCATTGTTGAAACCGATATCTTTCAGTACCTCCCTCACAATCTGCTTTATGTTAACATAGCTGGTTGTAGTTATTTGACCAGTAACTATAACTGTGCCCTGCATGATTAATGTTTCACAATCTACCCTACAGTCTTTGTCCTGCGCTATTATGGCATCCAGTACGGCATCAGATATTTGGTCTGCAACCTTGTCTGGATGACCTTCTGCTACACTCTCTGACGTGAAGAGGTATTTTCGTGTCATGCTTCAACCTACCCAATAGCACCGGGCTTTAAGTAATTCACCATATATCCAAAGGGGATTAGTGTGAAATTTGAGTGTAGAAACCAAACAAATATTCTAGGAAACGGTTTCTTTATTCATGGGCCAAACAGTACATTCCCTTATGTCTTTAGAACCAATGATGAACTGCGTAACCCTGTTAAGACCTATCCCGCAACCCGAATGTGGGCAACCACCAAATTCCTTGTAGAAATTAAGATACCAGCCGAAATCGTTAATATTACCTCCTCTTTCCTTGAGCATGGCCAACATACTCGATTCCGTTAACCGACGCAATAGTTTCTCGTATTCATATTCACGTTCAGCCGCACCAGCAGCCTCACCACTATAGGGTAGCAATAAGTCTGCACTGTTTACGATTCGCGAATCTAACTCATTCTGTTTCATGTTGAAGAATTTGATCTCTTTTGGATAGTGCGTAACAAAGAGTGGACTTTTCCCAAAGTATTCAACCAAGTACTGTTCATGCTGGTTTTTCAAATCATCACCCCAGCTGACTCCCATGTCTTTCAGAACTTCAACCGCTTCACTGTATGTGACTCGTTTGAAAGGAAGTGATACGCCGTTCAAGCGATCTATATTAACTCCAAGAATCTCAAGATCACCAGTGCAGTTTTGTAGAACTTCTTTGATCATGTAGTATACTATACCTTCAATGTGAACTAGTAGCTCATCGAACGAACCCTTGAATTCTATCTCTACCAACGTGAATTCCACCAGATGCCTTCCATCGACGGTTGGCTCGGCCCTAAAACTAGGCCCAATGGCAAAGACTTTGTCTAAATAAGGCGTCAGGACCTCAAGGTATAACTGACCTGTCTGTGCAAGGTACCTCTTTTCACCGAAGAAATCGACTTCAAACATAGTAGCCACATTTTCACAGGCACCTGTAGCCTTTGTCAAGTGAGGAACTGTTACCTCAATGAACCCTTTTTCAGCTAGGTACTTTCTGGCTCCAAATAAAGCCATGGCTTCTATTCGCGCGACTGAATGTATTCTCTTATCGGAAAAGAGCCTGTATCTACTGACTGTATTGAAAAGGCCTAACGTTGCGTTCGGGTCGTTTTCAACACCAATTTCTTTCTGGATATGAACCCGCGCCAACTAACTGAGAAAGTCAGATTTAAACTTCTTCATACAAAGTAACATTTTTACATAGATATGTAAATATACAACAATATAAACAATATAATACTCAAGTCATGCTGGTGAATCACAATATTGCAGATTTCGGCAAAGCAGCTGGCTATACACTTGCTTAAATCCAGAAGTATAAAATACGGAAAATTTGTCTTATCAAGCGGAAAGCATAGCGATTACTATATAGATTTGAGACTTGTTCCCAGCCATCCAGATACTTTTGAGATTGTAATGAAAGCTTACTCGCAGGTACTGGAAAGGTTAAAACGAACTAGATTCAAAATTATAGCAGGGATTCCAACTACCGGTTTGATATTCGCGTCGGTATTGTCTTATAAGTACTCTTTTCCGATGATATACGTTAGAAAGGATGTTAAGGGGTACGGGATGAAAAAGGCGATCGAAGGTCACTATAACAATAACGACAAAATTTTGATAGTTGATGATGTATCAACTTCTGGAAGTAACATTTTAGACGCCGCTCAAAAATTAAGATTAGCAGGTTGTGTAGTGGAAGATGCAATAGTCCTCATCGATAGAAAAGAAAACGCCGAGGTGAACCTGATGAATAACGGAATCAAATTACACTACTTCACAACAATCGAAGAACTGCGACCTTACATAACTTATTCCACGGTTGTGAAAGAAAAAGATGAATCTTAATGCGCCAGACCCACAATCGAAGTATAGCTGTCGAACTCTTTTTGCTTCAAATATTCTTCAACGCCTTTAATGACATCTTTAAAGACCGTCCGGTCTGTAACATAAGCCGTACCTATTTGTATTAACGTCGCGCCCGCCAAGAAAAACCGAATTGCATCATCCCATCTAGCTATGCCACCACAACCAATTAATGGTATATTGACCTTCCCATATAGCTCATAAACACATCTTAAAGCTATATGTTTGATAGCTGTTCCGGAAAGTCCTCCGTAGACGTTAGATAAAGACGGTCTTTGTGAGATTATATCAATATCCAAAGCGCGAACTGTATTGATCACAGTAAGGGCATCTGCACCGCCCCTTTCAGCCTGTTTAGCTACTTCCACTATCTTTTCTGTATTTGGTGAAAGCTTGGCTATTACAAGTTTCTTAGTAGAATCCCTAACCTGTCTTACTATATCAAAAACGAGTGCAGGATCATGCCCAATATCAATACCAGTTCCTTTAACATGTGGACAGCTCAAGTTCAGTTCATATCCAGCAATCGATATGTCATCCAAACTTCTGACTATTTGACTATACTCTTCAGGTCCGCTTCCAAAAATTGAAACTATGGTATAAGGCAAGATATCGACAATATCGATAAGCTTTGTCTTAATGACGTTTACCCCTGGATTAGATAATCCGATAGCATTCAGAAGACCGCCTTCCACTTTTACGATATTAGGTGGTGGATAACCTTCTCTAGCTTCCAATCCTACAGACTTTGTTATAATGCCACCAGCTCCAGAATCTAAAGCATATTTCAGTTCTTCAAACGAATTTCCTACAACACCGGAAGCCAAAAGAAACGGATTAGGAAAGCGAACTTTACCTATTTTAGACAAGAACTTTTTTGCCATTGCGTTAAGGGATTACCATATCACTTTAATTAATTATTAAAGAAGAAAAGAAGAAATACCGTATGATTTGTAACAGAGCACAGTATTGTCAAGATTTAAGGAGTTGATGATAAGCAAAGCCAGACAAAACAACAGCAGGATAATTTTGGCGCTGGACGTAAAGGGTGAAGTAGAATCCAGATTAGAAAGGGCATTAACAATCTTGGATGAGGTTCACCAGAAGATTGCCTCAGTAAAAATCAATTTTCATCTCATTTTACCATTCGGTCTTGAACATTTGAGACCACTTCTGAAATATTGTTCAGAACATAGACTTCCAATAATAGCCGACCTCAAACTCAACGATATTGGATCTACGAATGAAGAAGTAGCGTCATTATTAATCAGATATGGTATTAATGCAATAATAGCTAATCCGATCGCAGGTTTTGATGAAGGTCTTGCAAGTCTCGTTGAACTTTCTTC
This portion of the Conexivisphaerales archaeon genome encodes:
- a CDS encoding amino acid--tRNA ligase-related protein, with translation MARVHIQKEIGVENDPNATLGLFNTVSRYRLFSDKRIHSVARIEAMALFGARKYLAEKGFIEVTVPHLTKATGACENVATMFEVDFFGEKRYLAQTGQLYLEVLTPYLDKVFAIGPSFRAEPTVDGRHLVEFTLVEIEFKGSFDELLVHIEGIVYYMIKEVLQNCTGDLEILGVNIDRLNGVSLPFKRVTYSEAVEVLKDMGVSWGDDLKNQHEQYLVEYFGKSPLFVTHYPKEIKFFNMKQNELDSRIVNSADLLLPYSGEAAGAAEREYEYEKLLRRLTESSMLAMLKERGGNINDFGWYLNFYKEFGGCPHSGCGIGLNRVTQFIIGSKDIRECTVWPMNKETVS
- the pyrE gene encoding orotate phosphoribosyltransferase is translated as MQISAKQLAIHLLKSRSIKYGKFVLSSGKHSDYYIDLRLVPSHPDTFEIVMKAYSQVLERLKRTRFKIIAGIPTTGLIFASVLSYKYSFPMIYVRKDVKGYGMKKAIEGHYNNNDKILIVDDVSTSGSNILDAAQKLRLAGCVVEDAIVLIDRKENAEVNLMNNGIKLHYFTTIEELRPYITYSTVVKEKDES
- the metK gene encoding methionine adenosyltransferase — protein: MTRKYLFTSESVAEGHPDKVADQISDAVLDAIIAQDKDCRVDCETLIMQGTVIVTGQITTTSYVNIKQIVREVLKDIGFNNAKDGLDWETCGVLVSIEEQSPDIAMGVNKPLEEMGAGDQGMMFGYATKETPQLMPLPIMLAHKIVKTLADTRKSGVLPYLRPDGKSQVTVQYEDGKPVRVDSVVVAAQHSEAVDIDRVRKDVIEKVIKKSIPPNLIDDDTKYYVNTTGRFVIGGTLADTGLTGRKIIVDTYGGFAAHGGGCYSGKDPTKVDRSGSYMARYIAKNIVAAGLADKCQVQVAYAIGMATPVSFMVDTFGTGKVDDEKIGEVAQQVFDMRPRLIIKNLDLLRPIYRKTACYGHFGREDPDFTWERTDKALELRKKLGLS
- a CDS encoding dihydroorotate dehydrogenase, yielding MAKKFLSKIGKVRFPNPFLLASGVVGNSFEELKYALDSGAGGIITKSVGLEAREGYPPPNIVKVEGGLLNAIGLSNPGVNVIKTKLIDIVDILPYTIVSIFGSGPEEYSQIVRSLDDISIAGYELNLSCPHVKGTGIDIGHDPALVFDIVRQVRDSTKKLVIAKLSPNTEKIVEVAKQAERGGADALTVINTVRALDIDIISQRPSLSNVYGGLSGTAIKHIALRCVYELYGKVNIPLIGCGGIARWDDAIRFFLAGATLIQIGTAYVTDRTVFKDVIKGVEEYLKQKEFDSYTSIVGLAH